Within bacterium, the genomic segment TGACCTGCTCTTCGGAAAAATAGCAGAGCAGCCCAAAGGCCACAACCACCACCTCCGTGCCGGCTGAAATTTTCTCAAAGGTCGGCTTCTCGAGTACCAATCCGGCGTGGGCTATCGAGCGGTCCATCTCTTCCAGCAGCCGGCGCCGGACGGAAATCACCGCGGGCTGATCGATGTCGTACTAGCGGAGCCGGCCATTGTCGATCCTGAAAAAAGTCGTGTCGAGGCCGCAACCCAGGCAGACGATAGTGCTCCCGGCGTGCCCGGCGAGGATCCGGTTGAGTTCGGAATCGGTGTTCAAGGTGCGCGTAACCGCCCTCACCGGCCATCCCAATCCGCGCTTTCAACCGGTCCAGCCTGGATGGCTCAGGGTTGCTGTGCTGTACGGTTATTCTGTGACAGTGTACAAAACAGGAAT encodes:
- a CDS encoding class I SAM-dependent methyltransferase, whose protein sequence is MRAVTRTLNTDSELNRILAGHAGSTIVCLGCGLDTTFFRIDNGRLR